A genomic window from Desulfopila inferna includes:
- a CDS encoding NAD(P)H-dependent oxidoreductase, with protein sequence MTTKHRALIVYFSHSSQTRKLLQAFAAGLAESGVDVGWQQLKTTRKLPFPLGSVWSTIIMMVETFFHRRYEIEPLDQQDFDGWDVVILAGPTWSYSPCGPVFSFFDRYGMLLSGKTVIPFISCRGYWRMHYFQLRLMLARRKAVTLQPIIFLHTGAEPWRTIGVFLKLAGKAPDLGRSWIGRYYTRFGHTREQVDLAQRLGAEYGVALKRQELEQMKTVVIKDVEPGRD encoded by the coding sequence GTGACGACCAAACACCGAGCCCTCATTGTTTATTTCTCGCACAGCAGCCAAACCAGGAAACTGCTGCAGGCTTTTGCAGCAGGTCTTGCCGAAAGCGGAGTCGATGTAGGCTGGCAACAGCTGAAAACCACCAGAAAGCTGCCGTTCCCACTGGGATCGGTATGGTCGACCATCATTATGATGGTGGAAACGTTTTTTCATCGTCGCTATGAGATCGAACCCCTGGATCAGCAAGATTTTGATGGCTGGGACGTGGTTATTCTTGCAGGACCAACATGGTCCTATAGCCCCTGCGGACCGGTTTTTTCTTTTTTTGATAGATACGGCATGCTCCTTTCGGGAAAGACGGTCATTCCTTTTATATCCTGCCGGGGGTATTGGCGGATGCATTACTTCCAGTTACGGTTGATGCTTGCCAGGAGAAAAGCCGTGACGCTGCAACCTATAATATTTTTACATACAGGAGCCGAGCCCTGGCGCACCATAGGCGTGTTTCTCAAGTTGGCTGGCAAGGCGCCAGATCTAGGACGGTCGTGGATAGGCAGGTATTATACGAGATTCGGTCATACCAGGGAGCAGGTTGATCTGGCACAGAGATTGGGGGCTGAATATGGTGTTGCTTTAAAGCGGCAGGAACTGGAGCAGATGAAGACTGTTGTGATAAAGGATGTAGAACCGGGCAGGGATTAG